Genomic window (Spirosoma sp. KCTC 42546):
CCAGTTCCTATCAAGAATAGCTTTCTTTTAAAAGTCAATCCCTCGCTCAATCGGGAAACTCCTCAAAATCTTGCCAGCCGATTTTTGGCAGCCTTGATTTAAACGTGGGGGCCGATACTAATGCATAACCCCCTGGTAGCTCTGCCATAAACCGGGATGACGGTTGGGCATTACAGTCAGGGGGTGTGCTAATTCGTTAGGTAATCTAAGGCCCATATTCAGCCGTTAGGACTATTCTTTTTAGTTACTGATTGTAAACGAGTAGCTTCCCGAACCTAAGGGAATACTGACCTGACCATTCGCCTGACTGACGCCTTTCAATTGGGCAACGGGCTTTCCATTTTCGCTGATTTGGCTAAGGCTCCTGGCGGGTAGATAGAGAGTCGCCGTGGTGTTGGCCGGAAGCGTTGTTTTATAGGTCCAGTTCGTTCCATTCCATTTCCATTCACTGCTGATCCGTCCATAAATTGAATCGTAATACCCTTTGGCAAACGTCATTTTATGGGTTGGGTCTGGCGTTGGTTTCAGGACGATCTCACTAAAGCCAGCCTTATTTGGATCTCGCTGAATACCTAAGGAATGGTTATACATCCAGGAGGCTACGGCACCAAACGAATAGTGGTTGAAGGAATTCATACTGTTGTTACCCCCAAATCCATTCTCAACGGTGTACGAATTCAGACGTTCCCAAATAGATGTTGCTCCATTTACTACTGAGTAAAGCCACGATGGATAATCCTGCTGCTGCAACAGCTTATATGCAGTAGCTGAACTGCTATTTTCTGACAGGGCATCGGTTATGGAAGCCGTACCGATAAAACCGGTCATCAATGAATAAGCGGGACGCTCAATTCCGCCATCATCTTTGTTTTTTCGCTCGATTGTCTCGTTCAAATACCGGGCAGCAAACGGTTTATTTTCGTCATTGAACAAACCCAATGCCAGCGGAATAGCATAGGAAGCCTGGGTATCAATTAATTGACCCTTATCCGACTTTTGGGCGTTCTGCTGCTGATTAGGCGGACCCATAAAGCCCGTTTTTACGCCCGATTTAATCGTTTTGTGGGTGGTTTTGTCCACATAAATCTCGTTCCATGCAGTTTTTATTTCGTTTTGTCGTTTCACGAATTGAGCCGCATCATCAGGTTTACCCAGGATGGTTGCCACCTTACCCAGAATTTCCAGATCGTAGGCATAATAAGCCATCCAGAACAACGTATTGTCATTTTTATTGCCTTCAGGACTTAGCCAGTCGCCTAGCGGGCCTTCATTCAGAATACCCGTTTCTTTCTCCACTTTTGTTTCTAAAAACTGGATATAGCGCTTCATGGCGTCGTAATGCTCTTTCAATAGCGCGACATCACCATATTGACGGTACGTTTCCCAGGCCACTACAATCCCGGCACTTCCCCAAAGTGTACCCCCAAACCCACCACCCATCGGAGCAACATCCGTAAATCGCCCATTTTCAGCTTGCACATCCCGCATAGCCAGCAGATGTCTACGCAGAAACAAATCGGCGTTGGTTAGGTAGGTTGCACTTTTGGAGAATACAGAAATATCCCCGCTCCAGCCCATGCGTTCGTTACGGGCGGGGGTATCGGTGGGAATGGACAGGAAGTTACTACGAAGCGACCAGGTAATGTTCTGCCACAGTTTATTGACTAACGCATTTGACGTTTCGTACTGTGATGATAAGGCCGTAATCGAGCTAATTACCAACCCTTTTACATCGGTTATTGGAATGGCTTTTTCAATGCCGGTTAGCTCCAGATACCGGTAGCCGTGAAAAGTGAAGTGAGGCTGTATGGTTTCGTCACCCCCTTTCAGAACATACATATCCTGGGTGAGGGCCGCCCGAATGTTTTCCATCATGACCATGCCCGTGTTGTCTTTGTATTCCGCCAGATTGGGGTACTTCACTTCGGCATAACGCATTGTAATGACTTGTCCCTTTTTGCCGTTTTTGATCATAATCTGCGGAAATCCCACCATGTTTTGTCCCATGTCATAGACAAACACGTGGGGCCGAACTTCCTCCACCTTAAGGGCGGGCATGGTCTTGACCAGACTCGCGTTATTACCCATTTGCCCAACGAGTTTAAAGTCGGTATACGCTAACGTCGATTTCCGTCCCAGGAAGTCGGTAAAGGTTCCATTATAGGCAGTTCCTTCCAAAGGCACGTCAACCACGGGTTTCCAACTCGCGTCGTTATAGGTGGGTGATGTCCAGTTTTTGACCAATGCCTCTTTGGTGGCATCATACACTTCGCCCTGAAAAAACGAACCATATCGAATAGGCCCATCGGTAAATAGCTTCCATTCTCCTGGATTGGACGTAACGATTTGCTCCGTTCCGTCCGTGTAGGTAATGACCATCTTACTCAGCAACGATTGGCGGTCACCGAAGTAATTCCAGCTTTCGCCACTATACGTGATATTGCCGCTCCACCAGCCTTCGCTCAGCCAGGCTCCCAGTGCATTCTTTTGCCCGGCTTTCACCGCACTGGTGATATCATAGGTTTGGTACATATGGTGCTTGTTGTACTGAGTCAAACCTGGGTTGAAGTAATCATTACTTACCCGGTTTCCATTCAGGTATAGTTCATAAATACCCCGTGCTGTTACATACAAGCGAGCTTTGGCGATGGGTTTAGCCTGTGTGGCGAAGGTGTTCCGAAGCATGGGAGCCGCATTTCGACTCGGGTTCGCAAGGACCAATGCGCCACCTTTAACTGTATACTGGCCATTCCCGACGGTTAAGTTGCCTGATTTAAAGACACCTGTATAAGGCTGATTGTGCAGATTCTCGGAAAATAACGCATTGGATGGATACCGGAAATTTCTGATTTCTACCTGCGAAAAGTGAGCCGTTTGATTGGCGGGAACCTTAAACCCAATATCGGCTACCATCGGAAAGCTAATGAAGTTATTTCCACTGCCAACCGGATTAAGGTTGACCCCCCGAGGCCCGAAGCGGGATGGTGGTCCTTCGGTTTTTTCCTTGAGCTTATTGGTATCTTCCTTTCCGTCTACGAATAGCTCAACCAAGCCGAAATTACATTCGGCCGTTACCGTATGCTTCTCGTATTTAGTTGCATTGTTGATGAGCGTCTGAGGAATGTCGAGACTTTTGAATGGCACATCTGCTTTATCTGTTTTCGTGTAGCCAACCCGATACATATTGAGTTTGGCTAAGCCCGTTGGTGAATCATTGACCGCTGAAATATCTAGTTCAAATGCGATATAGCTCTGGTTTTGGCCATTTTCTACCCCCAGGATATTCAAATCTTTGGTCATAAGCCTCCGGTCATTGCCCCCAAAAACAAAAGCAGCTTTGGTCGAGCTGGTTGCTTTATCCAGTTGAATACCAAATTGGAACTTGAATACCGACAGGTAATGCGAATAGAAAACCAAATCGTTATCGCCCCCACCAATCCACTTGGCTCCCGACCAAGCAGACATACCAGGATTCATCAACCCAGTTTCAAACCAGGACGTATTGGTGGCCGTCTGTCCAGTATTATCCCAGACCGTTACTTTCCAACTGTAACGAGTGGTGGGTTGAAGCGAACTACCGGCATATTCTATACCATGTGAAATGCGTGAGTTTACTTTTTTTGAATCCCAGACGATCTGATTTTTGACATCGGTTACAACGATTTGCCAGGCTTTCTGGGAGTAGCCCCGTTTAGCATCCAGCGCCTTCATTTGCCACGAAAAATGGGGATTGGTCTGATCAATCCCTAAAGGCATTGGCTGATAATCAACGGCCAGATTATCAATGGAAATGGCGGCAAAGGCATTGCCAAAGCATATGAGGAAGAGCAGAAACGGTAGGGTAAAGGCTTTCATGGTTATCTTGTTTCCCAGTAAAGGAAGTTGCCTACTTTCTTAAGACGATTTATATAGGCAGAGATTCCTAAATTCTATTTTATCATTTTGATACAATGATAAAAAAGGAACATGATTTATCAAATCTTTTATTGTACCATTTTTGCAGAACAAACGGCGTGAAGCGTTTTAGTCGTAAATAGAGAGTTTCGCTGTAAAATTTGCGTAGCATGCTTCGTCAGAACGACCCTAGAGAAATAAGTCCTCAAGGAGAAGGGTTACTAAAAGGGATTGCCGTTGATCCGGTAATTTTTGGCTTTCATGAGGATCAGTTAAAAGTGCTGATTATTGAGCATACGAATACGGGGTTATATGCCTTACCTGGAGGCTATATTCAGGAAACGGAAGATTTAGATGAGGCTGCTAAACGCATATTGACTATGCGGACGGGCTTGAGCAATGTCTACCTGGAACAATTTCACATCTTCGGCAAGTATGATCGCAATGATCCTGAGGTGGTAAAAAAAATCCTGATTGGCCAGGGATTCACGCCAACCGAAGGTCATTGGAGCCTGAAGCGGTTTATTTCGGTTGGGTATTATGCCCTTGTTGATTATACCAAAACCAGGCTCACCACTGATCCAACAACAGGCAGTTGTGAGTGGTATGAATTTGATAAGATTCCGCCGTTAATTCTTGATCATCGGGCCATCATCGACAAAGCATTAGCTACCCTTCGGAATAATCTTGACCAGATGCTGATTGGGTTTAATCTGTTGCCTGCTCTTTTTACCATGTCGGAATTGCATACGTTGTACGAAACCATTCTGGGCAAAAAATTAGTCGGCCCTAACTTCCAGCGTAAGATGCTAAGTCTGGGAATTCTGGAACGGGTTGACAAGAAGAAAACCGGTAAAGCGCATAAATCTCCCTACTTGTATCGCTTCAAATCAGAAGGCTCATTATAAAGAGTTGGCTAACCCCAATACGTCGTTAGCGTGGGTTTGGGGAGGTTAGGCAGATAGCTCTTCGTAATCAATTTCCATAAAATCAGCCACGCCAGTTAGCCAGTTCTGCTGCACAAACTCGGTATGATCTGGATGATTTGTATACGCATCATAAAGTGCCTGAGTTGCAAATTTCATGGATAGGCCAAAATCAAAATTGTTTTTAGGGCTGATTTGCTTTAGGCAGGCGAAGTTTAATACGCCTGGAATGGCGGCTAGTTTTCGGGCCTCCGCAAAGAAATTCTGCTCGTCAACAGAACCGTTTGGATAGTTTAACGAAAAAAAGACGGTATGAGTAATCATAGATGAACGGTCTTTAAGAGGTAGCTTTTAGGTGTTTAGTTGAATCCGTCGTAATAGGCTAGTGCACTAACCAACTCATGAACGGTAATTTTCTTTTTGGAAAAGTTATTGGGCAGACGCGTCGGTGGAACGGCCAAAACGTTCAGAACTGATTTCCGGGATAACTGAACAGGCCGAAGAGGTGTATTATCCTGTTGCTGGATATAAAAGCTCTTTTTTCGCAAGTACGTACCATCAAATGATTGCTCCAATGTATAGGGTTCGTTGCTCACTGGCCGAAACGTGCATTTGTACTGGGCTAACAGACGGGTTTTTCCTGCATATAACACCCGATAATAAATGCGTTTAGCTTTGTTGTTAAGCCGACTAACAAACTGCATATCATTGATGGTGAAAGCCTCCGGCGAAATCACATGTGGAACTGAATCACCTGGAAACTGGCAGAGGACCTGATTGGTCAACAAATTATACGCAATACCGCAGGGTATGAAGCTTTGAGAACCCACTACCTTGAAGCTGCCAATCTGCCAAATGGGATAGGTCAGGTATTCGCTACCCAGATAAACCGTTTGGGAAAGCCCCTGTTTTCGATCCGTTCGATTAATCAGTAAACCGCTGGGGTCTGTATATGATTGACATATCGTAATGACCCGCTTCTGGTCGTCCTGCGAAACGACACATTGCCCATAACTAACGACTTGTAGTAAAGACAGCAATACGATAAGCAGACGTGAACGGGTCATCGTAGAAATAAAAAAGCAGTGAAGAAACGTCTCGGGCTAACTTCTTTGGTGGAAGTAAGCGAGGAATTTATGAGAGCATAGGGTTTATACGAATCGCTGCTTTACACCCAGTAAAAAAGGTATAAAGCAGCCGCTTCGTAATGGTTGTTTTTTGAAGCTTAACTCAGTGCGTTCCGACAAAAGGCCACACATTTCTTCACTTCAGCTACCGCATTTGAACCCTCCGGTACCTTATACTCCAACTCGACCGTAGCGGGGAAGTTATATTTCTGGTCACGCATTAGCTTCAACACCGCGAGTAAGGGGGTATCGCCCTGGCCCCACGGTAAGTTTCCCTTGCCGTGATCAGCGGTTTGACGGTCTTTGATATGCATACTAGATATACGATCATGCTTTTGCTTGAGAAACACCAGCGGGTCGGGGTTTCCGGCTGCTACGTAATGGCCTAAGTCGAAGTTAATGGCATTCCCCGGCGATTGGGCAAGGGCCGTATCCCAGAACGTAGGTGTTTGCTGTTCATGCCCATGATAGCCTATCCGTAGGCCCTGTTTGTGCGCCATCGTCCCTAATTTAAGGGTTTGGGCATCATTGCTCGGATGCTCTACTGTGACCTGATTGGCACCCAGCAGTTTAGCTGCCTTCAAGCCGTATTCAATCTCGGCGTCCGAATTTTGCATGCCAAACGTATCAGGCTTAAATCCGTAAATTTTTACCCCGGCCTGATTATACATTTTGCGCACTTGTTCAAATTTATCCATAGGTGCCGAGAGCCGCCATTTGGCTACACTCTCCCGGTACGCTTTCATTTGCGCATCCGCATCGGCTAGTTGTTTCTTTTCGTCTTCGGTGAGTTCCTGCTTCTCCCGTCGTTTCCGCATCAACGGAAAAATAGCCTGCATGTTAACCGAATTTTTTGGCGCACCGGCGAATGATTCGGCAGGGCCACCCATCAATTCAATGGCACTTATTCCAGAATCCAGTACGTACTGTAGAGTGGCTTCGGCACTTTGGTCGGGCATATCCCGAAATGAATAGGTGATGACGCCAATCTGTACGCCGTCGATCAACGAATTCGGTTTATCGCCAAGGCTACGGATAAGGGCTGGCGCGCCAAACAGTTTTTGGCTACCAACAACTGCGGTTGACAGAAGGGCTGCCGTAGTGCCTAAAAACTGACGGCGTGTAGGTTGATTTTTCATGGTTTAATGCTGTATAATGGATTGGATTTCAGGAATATAAAAGCGTTTATTGTTGCGAAAATACTTTTAGCTGAGCCATTGACCACGGAATGTCATCCGGCTCATTTGCTAAGCTCTCGCGCAATTGCATCCTTAGAAATTTAGCTTTAACCCCATTCAACGAAATGGTATTATCGCCCTCAACACCCTTTACTTCGGGTAGTGCTTCCCGCCAGGTTTTACCATCAGAAGAAACCTCAATAGCGAACGCTCTGGGGTAGTTCTGGATAAATGGTATTGTCATGGTTGCCATCGGTTGTCCCGGTTTTGGCCGCCAGCCTTTCTTTATCGTTTGCGATGCGGTGAAACGCAATTCGGCTACGTTGATCTCTTTGGGAAATTCAAGTTGATACCACATACCTTTTTCCTGTCGGCCACCCGTCGACCAGCCCTCGTAGGTAAAGGCACTTGCGGGCGAGACATTGCCGCCAATCCGGGTAGATGCCGTATGGCTAGCCGTTGTGGTCAACGATTGTGGTTGTAGTTCATAAGGTGTTGATTTCAGGAGTTGAGCATACTGATAGGCTCCTTTTTGATC
Coding sequences:
- a CDS encoding alpha-L-rhamnosidase, yielding MKAFTLPFLLFLICFGNAFAAISIDNLAVDYQPMPLGIDQTNPHFSWQMKALDAKRGYSQKAWQIVVTDVKNQIVWDSKKVNSRISHGIEYAGSSLQPTTRYSWKVTVWDNTGQTATNTSWFETGLMNPGMSAWSGAKWIGGGDNDLVFYSHYLSVFKFQFGIQLDKATSSTKAAFVFGGNDRRLMTKDLNILGVENGQNQSYIAFELDISAVNDSPTGLAKLNMYRVGYTKTDKADVPFKSLDIPQTLINNATKYEKHTVTAECNFGLVELFVDGKEDTNKLKEKTEGPPSRFGPRGVNLNPVGSGNNFISFPMVADIGFKVPANQTAHFSQVEIRNFRYPSNALFSENLHNQPYTGVFKSGNLTVGNGQYTVKGGALVLANPSRNAAPMLRNTFATQAKPIAKARLYVTARGIYELYLNGNRVSNDYFNPGLTQYNKHHMYQTYDITSAVKAGQKNALGAWLSEGWWSGNITYSGESWNYFGDRQSLLSKMVITYTDGTEQIVTSNPGEWKLFTDGPIRYGSFFQGEVYDATKEALVKNWTSPTYNDASWKPVVDVPLEGTAYNGTFTDFLGRKSTLAYTDFKLVGQMGNNASLVKTMPALKVEEVRPHVFVYDMGQNMVGFPQIMIKNGKKGQVITMRYAEVKYPNLAEYKDNTGMVMMENIRAALTQDMYVLKGGDETIQPHFTFHGYRYLELTGIEKAIPITDVKGLVISSITALSSQYETSNALVNKLWQNITWSLRSNFLSIPTDTPARNERMGWSGDISVFSKSATYLTNADLFLRRHLLAMRDVQAENGRFTDVAPMGGGFGGTLWGSAGIVVAWETYRQYGDVALLKEHYDAMKRYIQFLETKVEKETGILNEGPLGDWLSPEGNKNDNTLFWMAYYAYDLEILGKVATILGKPDDAAQFVKRQNEIKTAWNEIYVDKTTHKTIKSGVKTGFMGPPNQQQNAQKSDKGQLIDTQASYAIPLALGLFNDENKPFAARYLNETIERKNKDDGGIERPAYSLMTGFIGTASITDALSENSSSATAYKLLQQQDYPSWLYSVVNGATSIWERLNSYTVENGFGGNNSMNSFNHYSFGAVASWMYNHSLGIQRDPNKAGFSEIVLKPTPDPTHKMTFAKGYYDSIYGRISSEWKWNGTNWTYKTTLPANTTATLYLPARSLSQISENGKPVAQLKGVSQANGQVSIPLGSGSYSFTISN
- a CDS encoding NUDIX domain-containing protein; translated protein: MLRQNDPREISPQGEGLLKGIAVDPVIFGFHEDQLKVLIIEHTNTGLYALPGGYIQETEDLDEAAKRILTMRTGLSNVYLEQFHIFGKYDRNDPEVVKKILIGQGFTPTEGHWSLKRFISVGYYALVDYTKTRLTTDPTTGSCEWYEFDKIPPLILDHRAIIDKALATLRNNLDQMLIGFNLLPALFTMSELHTLYETILGKKLVGPNFQRKMLSLGILERVDKKKTGKAHKSPYLYRFKSEGSL
- a CDS encoding Dabb family protein, with the translated sequence MITHTVFFSLNYPNGSVDEQNFFAEARKLAAIPGVLNFACLKQISPKNNFDFGLSMKFATQALYDAYTNHPDHTEFVQQNWLTGVADFMEIDYEELSA
- a CDS encoding sugar phosphate isomerase/epimerase; this encodes MKNQPTRRQFLGTTAALLSTAVVGSQKLFGAPALIRSLGDKPNSLIDGVQIGVITYSFRDMPDQSAEATLQYVLDSGISAIELMGGPAESFAGAPKNSVNMQAIFPLMRKRREKQELTEDEKKQLADADAQMKAYRESVAKWRLSAPMDKFEQVRKMYNQAGVKIYGFKPDTFGMQNSDAEIEYGLKAAKLLGANQVTVEHPSNDAQTLKLGTMAHKQGLRIGYHGHEQQTPTFWDTALAQSPGNAINFDLGHYVAAGNPDPLVFLKQKHDRISSMHIKDRQTADHGKGNLPWGQGDTPLLAVLKLMRDQKYNFPATVELEYKVPEGSNAVAEVKKCVAFCRNALS